The Lactuca sativa cultivar Salinas chromosome 2, Lsat_Salinas_v11, whole genome shotgun sequence genome includes the window gctgcccgattttggaatcatcaccttaacaagtgagtgcatagttactttcaacttacacatagatatgaagtattttatataaattacgtgctatgtgtgcatattatctgaatacttgctatctatgctagaggaacgttgttatacatgttttcaatgatttaaactgtatatgtattttatatctacgaaaatgttggggtaaaacatgggtagatgcaataggtgatgtgtgataaaatgatgagaggcctcgatgttgatgttgttgattctgtcatctagcggagtatagatgacgacaacggactcttctagacagtccagtggaacactagcaagctcgcaacctgtaggtgtttgtgaacgatatgttcaccggtgtactccatcccccacatggttgcctttaggacatttattgctgaggaatccccttagcagtagtgtccgtcccgatgatgatccttaggctaggtcccttatgataggtgtttagggacgtaaagtgaggataacgggaacgggtaatcgggttattgttgatcgatgaaattaataaacttatttattgtgggttgaaaaccctatgtgctcaccaggctcccaagcctgacccactcagttttatgtattacaggtagtggcgcatgagcataggtgtgatgttttggacgagggattacggatataggcctgtagatatgaaataatgtagtaaggcttatattgtactgtttatgcttttgatctgtacgaacatgacatcccgagtcttttaatgaaatacatttctatggaaatgcttttgataaatctttatcatatttttgttttgggacaaattccgcaacactttcatttaaaatgtaactctgatttttaaacaaagcataaacaaaccagtcttttctggccgtgattttggggatgtcacaatggcCTTCAACATGATTTTCTTGATGGTCAATTTCATCTACTTGATTGTCAATCTCATCTACTTGATGGTCAATCTCATCCTCTTGCTGTTCAATTTCATCCTCCTGGTGGTCTTCAATATCACCTTCTTCAACAGCCTCTTCTTCACTAATCTCATCTTCACTAACCCCATCTTCATTGACCCCATCTTCACTAATCCCATCTTCACTAACCCCTTCTTCAATAACCTCTTCTTCACCAATCCCATCTTCACTAACCCCTTCTTCAACAGCCCCTTCACCAACAGCCCCTACCATCTCCCATCTCAATGTCCTCAAGTAGAAGATCAATGAACCACATCCAAGTTTCCTTGTTTTCAACTGGCACAACAGCCCATGCTAGAGGGTACATTTGGTTGTTTGTGTCCCTACCAACAGTTGTTAACAACTCACCTCTGCAAATACCCTTCAAAAAACAGCCATCAACACCGATAACCCTTCTACATCCTTCAATCCAGCCATCCTTGATAGACTTCAGGCAAATATACATCCTTTTGAAGTAATGTGTAGCATCAGGCGTATGATTTGTCTCGATCAAGACTGTTGACCCAGGATTAACCCACAATAACTCAGCACCATAATTCCATAGTTTCTCATAATGGCTTACCAAATTGCCTGAAATCTCATCTAGTGCAAAATACTTGGCATTTCTACACTGCCCAAGACTTACCTTGAGACCATAGTCTTTCCTAACCACTTCTGCCATTTTCATATAGCTAAACCGAGGCCTTTCCAAAATGTTAGGTATTAACATTTTTCCAATTCACTTATACGTAACAAGACAACCCAATTTTTGTTGTCTAGCACAATTATGTTTATCAATTATTGACTTGATCTGGAATGAATTTTCCTTGTTTATGGGACTAGCCCATAGTCTAAAAGGGCAAGATGGCTTCCCTTTTTCATTTTTATTGCACCTTACTAACAATGTTGTTGCCTCATTTTTTTCATACCACAATGCATAACCCTTAGACACAGCATTATTTGTTAACATACGTTTCAGTTCATCTCGATCAGAGAATTTCATACCTAACTCAGGCATCATAGTGTCCCATTTTTGGTTTGGATCGTGAATAGGATGTTTTTTTTACCTTATCACCAGCTTCTTCCTCTATGCCTCTTTCTGGAATAAGATTCTTCTGTGACAAAAAATGATCAACAACTTTAGGCCATTGAATGTCCTCATCATCAGCTTCATGGTCCACCGATAGATCATCCGACAATACCGAGTCCACATCATCTTCATATGTTTCAGTACCACTGTCCCATTCTTCaactttttcttcttcaatccaATCTAGTAAGGGTTCATGATAGTCATCAATGTAGATACTGATttgattatcatcatcatcaaaccCAGCATCAAGGAACCTAACATAATCATCTTCATCCCTGAGCTCCCTTAACCCATCTACGAGGGACCGATTTTTAAGACAGTAATACATATCCCGACATCTATTGTTGATCAATTTTTGGAGATAGGCCTTGAACTCCTTGAAATCCATGTTACGTACATCTAGCCCCATAACAGGTACTTTATGAGGATGGAAGTAAACAAAGGGATTAGGAGAAAAAACACCTTTATGGTAGACATCAATGTTGAGTGAGTCACGAGACATACTTGCTGCACGAGACATGCTGAGAACCCTTGCTGCACAATCGACGAACTCTCCTTCACCTTCTGTAATAATCAATTTCACTGTCACGAGTTCACCATTGTGTAAGAACCCTAGATATCGATTTCACCCTTTACTGAGAACCCTTGATGGTGAATCGATATCCTTGTGGCATTTATGTTTCACGTAATGTGTTTTAATAATCCATGTCAGATTAAACCATTGATCACCGGTAAACAAAGAAGCATAATCCACAGATGCCGGTCACCATtaaaaaaccttaattttattggtaACTTTATTTGGCtttataataaaaaacattatttcgTTGGTGTTTTTTGAACAACAAAAACATAATTGGGGTAATATAGACGTTTTTGAAACTTAATTGgtcttttaagtcattttccctatatAAGTATTATtactattttgttttttttttattgcatttttTACATTCTGGGAGTGCTAGATTTGAGTTCGAccattgtttctttttttttttttttttttctgtttgtaTGTGTTAGTACCCATTTCTACCTTGTGGCAAATGTCTTCTGCAACATTGCTAGTTCTTGCATTTATTGTTTGTTCATGTGCTTCTTCACGGTGACATTTGATTGTGCTTCTTAGCATGTTAGCCTGGTATTTTGCATACCTTCCAAGTCTTGTGATGTTCGTTTGTATGCAAATACTCGATAAGTATAGTGACTATATTCTTTACATCCTGACTCATTGTATGCTTCAACTCTTAGTGTATGTTGTATTTGTTATAAGTGTTTTGCCAGCCCCATGTTTTATTGCTTTTGTTTACTAAATCAATGTGTATACAACCAGTTTGCCCATTTCTACCACTAACATTCGCTATAATCAGCCCAAGTATTTGAATTTCTTTCTCTTTTTTCCCTAATAGCCGTCAACCCTCACCATCTTACTACTTAattaattattcatttattttcctATTGATCTTGTGGAGTGACGTTTATTATGCATATCTTCAAAGACAATCAGCATTAAATCTTTAACATGTACTTTTATTTTTGACAGAGGTCTTCTATGGAAACAGAAGCCTACTATCTTACCTCCCCCTTACCCCATTTTTGTAAGACTAGGGTTTTTGCTTAACCCACAAAGTCATTCTGTTTagattaaataaaaatgaaacaataTATAGTTgtccaaattaaatatttaaccCATTAAGGTCATTAAACAAAAACGAGAAAGGTTGCCCATGTTAGGGAGGTGCATCAACATGTGATGTATGTGTACTCATGGTGTTTCAACGACTTATGCAACCTTTTTAGATGGACCAAATAATAAATTCCAGTTTGTATCATTAACACCATTGATATCAGTTCCAGTCTAATTCATACCAAAAGCAGTGTGGTTCAAAAGTAGATATTGTTTTGATATTGGAAATTGTAAATGGTAACAAACATCTGAACAAAAAGAATGTCTCAATGGAATCGACATAAAAAGTAACAAACATTCAAAAGTTGTCTCCTagcatgtaaaaaaaaaaagcagGTAGCAAATATGAAACTTCAACGTttcccaccaccacctccaatcTTAGGTCCCTTACCTCCTTTAGCCACATTTCCACTCTTTCCTTGTGTCTTTTGCTTCGATACTACCTCTGCTTTCTTTGCCTTCTTCTCATCTTTAGTTTTCTTGATCCTCTCTTTGATTTCACTTCATTTCATTTacaaataataacatatttagTTATACCAAATTGGTAAAACAATTAatgtcataaaaaaaaaaaagctatctTACCGAAGAGCTGCCTCCCTAGCAGCATCACGAACTTCAGGTTTCTCACTTCTTTTCTTCTGAATGACTTCCAATGTGGCTCCCACAATAGCCCTAGAGTAAGGCTTCTTTGTGGCACGACGCCTCTTCTTCACAGCTTCTTGAGCAATGTCCTGTTAGGTTTCAAACAAAAAGAAGGGGCAAATTAGTAACTTTATCAAAATACAGTGAGAATCATTATTGTTGACTGATGGGATTTCTCACCTTCTTATGTTGCTTTCGGTACATGGCTGTCCATGTGAGCTTTGAGGGCTTCAGTTTATTATGGAAATACCTCTTGCATTTGGAATTTGCAAACAAAAAGACCTAAAATTGACAATATGCAAATTCGTTGCAGGAAACAAGTTAAAGATAAAGATGTATAAAAGCTAAATCACACATTGTTTTAAACTAATTCCATACCTGAGAGTCTGATCGAATGAACCTAATACCCCTTCCAGGATAAATCTTCTGGCCACTGAATCTGCAGAGCTCGGTCCTATTGTTACAGATAGACAAGGTTAAATTCTAAGACAGCCCAAAAGAATCCctaaggaaaataaaaatatacGGATCACAATGACTTTCATAAACCAAATAGATTCAGATTAAATGATTGGAGATATAGCACTCACGATTAAAATCTTAACAAAAATGTATAATCCGATATTTTCATAAACACTGTAATTCTCGTGAAGAAGCACGAATGTGTGAAAAGAGAGACTTGACCGGTGTTTCTATCTCTATAACGTCAAAACCGTATAGTTAATCCATCTAGATAACATTTATCATTTGCTGATGCAATGAACACTTATAAAAGCATACTGCTCATGTGAATTGAACAAAAATTGTATCCTTATGAACATGAAACAAGTTCGTTAGATTCCGTGAAAAAAATCCATGAAAGGCATAAATCATTAAATCTTCAGAATAATAGAGTATAGCTGAGTGCTGCAACGATCGGATTTAAAGCTTTAATTTGAGCATATTTTGTTCAAATAGGATGGATTGAAAACACTAATATGAACTATGACCACATTTACAATGTTAATAACCTTGTTGACGAAATGAACGTTAGCCAAATGTCTAGCGACTAGCGAGATTGGTCACATTCTTCCATTTACAAATCAACACATCAAACGCTTAACAGTTGCATATACAGACGACGAGCAATTAGGATGAATAAAATTAACGCATAGACGGAATCTTACTTTAACACCATGGCGGCGGCAGCAGCAAACTTCTTTGTCTTCGATAaataaaaccctagaaaccctaattcggtTGGTTCTTATACAGCATCAATTTGGTCATAGAGTATAAGAAAGGGTTTTGAATAGGGCATATACCCTACTCCACGAAACAAAACATGCATTTCTAGTCCCTCCAGTTTAGTGTTTCGGAGTTTCTATCCTGTTattcaattattattttttttcttaatttatttatttagctGGAGGTGACATAAAGAAACCAATAAATGTTTTTTAAAGTAAAGTGCGTAAATGGTTTTCGTGGTCatgtaaaaatgtaaaaattacaTTTCTACTCCAACCTTTTTAGTTTGTAAGATTCCTAACTTTGTATTTTGCAGCGAATATCGTTTTAGGgggtttgaaagaaaaaaaatcattttttttgataaaaataaagtTCATTGTTAGTAATCTAGTACGTATATTTGTATCATGTATTTATGCCTAGTTCTCTCGTATTTTGTATGTATGTGGTCCGGTCCATGTTTTTTGTATCTTgcatactaggtgtgagacccatgtattacatgggtttatttaaaaaaattaaatataaaattttaacaatttgaaatttttgaatttataagaaaaataagaattttttgaattattaaaattattgaggctttaatgtattgaatacattacatatataaactgtttctaataaataccttacatatatattaccttacatattaaatgtggaattttaatttaataaaatgaaaaatacaatgaaaagacaagtagaaaatagaaaatttaaaaattttagaaaatgtcatgtgtccagaTGAAGAAGAATAGGACATGCagcaaaaaactttcatttattagagtagattaatATTCATATTGGTTCATTAATGAGATGAGGGCAACACACAAGTTTATTCATGTTAACATGGTATCACAGCGGTAATACAAAATCTATCGTCTCCGCCATCTCATCTTAACCCTAGTGCCGCCTATCCATTCTTTGTTTGGCACATCTCTTATCCTGCTTGTCTCGTTTTCTTCCCTCTGTCTTCTCTTTCCACACGATGACAAGACACACAAGCAAAGGCATCCCCATTACCGAGAAACCTTATGAGATCTCAAACATACATGCATCAATCCCTCTTCTTTGAGACTCATTGTTGTGGTTTCAGGGTTTTAGATCATCTCAAACCACCGAAGGACCCTGCCTCCTCTAATATGGAAGAATGGAAATGTATTGACTCCATAGTCAATAGTTGGATGTACATGATGTTATCACCACCGTTGCTTCAAATGTCGTTGAAGATTAAATCCAATGCGTAAGGATTGTGGACTCAACTTGAAACCCCTGGTTAAACGCGGATTCACGACCCATGCAATTAGATACCCAACTTCGCTCCATAACCATGGGCGATTCAACTGTTGATGCATATTGCACAAAGATAAGAACTATTGCAGATTCCTTGGAAAACCTTGCTGCGAAAGTACCAGAAAAAAACTTGGTTATTTACACCATTAATGGATTGACTCCTAAATTTGGATATATTGCTAGTCAAATTTGCCACACGAAACCTCTTCCTCTTTTTCCAATACACGTGTAATGCTTGGAATTGAAGAACAACGCTTAATCGAACATGATCGACGCAACAATGACACTTCCCAATTCTCAAATACCTCATCTATGTCTACCATACTCGCCAATAACTTTGTTCACAATCCTTCCGGTCGAGGTGGAGGAGGTCGTAAAGGTAGGGGCGGTGGTCGCCATAGGCGCAACGGAAGACCTGGCGGAGGCCGTGGCTGCGACATCCCCAAATTTAATGtcactttaaaaaaaaattatttatgtttattttacaTCAGTGGTCTTTATAAATGTGGAATTGGTCCCATAAAAAATATTTATGAagaaaatgtttttcattgattattaaaaaTTAGGATGTCATAACTGGTTCAAAACATACACAAAAACATTACTAACCTTACATTAAAttagtgtaacaacccaaaaccaagataatctttttttttccattttagtTAAGATTTGCAATCATAAATTTGTTCCAAAAATCCATTACATAATCATCATATCAAATCATCAAAGTGACAATATCAATAAGTGCATAAAATAGTGGGGAGTGAATATTGCGTCATTATGCTGGACCCTTCCCTTTAGTACCGGAAGTACCTTAAACCACAATACAAATTGTAAGCAAAAGCTTGGTGAGTTTTCCCAAAGacccacataccaaacatacaattGGGCCTAGCCTtggggtatattccaacccaatACGCAAGTATGGGTCCCGCCTTGGGGCCTCGCCCTAGGTTATATTTTAACCCGATCATATGATAGTGGGCCCCAccttggggtatatttcaacccgacatgccataatgggccccgccctggggtatatttcaacccgatcatACAAGCACAAATATAAATGTCACACAACAGCTACCATTCTACATAACCGAAtaatgggccagcattggtgccttcgacccatggatacagggaggagactcacctcggtcTCCTGATAAATACTAACTGCTCGACTACTAATCCGAAAAATCCCACACTAAACATATACAAATTACCCTAATTAGGAATGAGTTAACAATCATAACTGTGGGCCTaaatttcaatccaattcttAAGGTCAGGGCCCCTTCACCTTACCCATAACGGACTTAATCAACCCTGGCCATAACACACTAATGGGCCCTAAGGCCCAAACGGCCCATCTCATAACACTTAAGGCCCACAACAAAAATTTGAGGTCCACCTACCCTAAACAGGCCAAGGCCCAAAAAACTAGCTAAGGCCCAAAAGCCACAAAAGTCCAACAATTGACAAAAAGCCCACAGGCGCGTACGAGCGGCGTAATTCCATTATGTTTGGTGTACTTGGTCCCAAGCATTACGCGTTACATATATCTTAGTGTGCTCGACGTACTGAGTTGTTGAGCACTTTCAGCCATTTAGTGCGTAATCCATGTTGTCACTTAATCCAACTTTCAGATCTCGTTCATTAAAAgggtcctagggcataaagtttgcaactttatgactttgcatgtcttATAGGAGTCCAACATCCAATTTTGTCTATCAAGACTCACTTTAAGGTTCTAAATCCATGCATTGTGTCATAACAACCACCAAGATAACATTTTATGCTTCTAACACATCAAAGGGACTAATATCTAGCATTTCAAGCTTCTAGAGTTGCCCAAACTCACTGAAGAGAATCTAAGAGAACTCATAAACAAACCGTAACTCTAGTTATCAAAAGAAACAACAATGtatgagctttttaccttcaaaagctTCCTAAGATGACGCAGATTCAAGATCTTGAAGCTCAACAACATCCAATGCTTGCACACCAAGTTCTTCTTCTTGCAAACACACCAAAAAGGCCACCAAAGTTACTTTCAAGCTCAAAGATCACTCTCAAGATCAAACTAGGCTTTTAGGGACGTTAATAAGTAGTGGAGTCTGATAAGGGTGAGGGTCCAAGAGTCATAAGTGAGCTTAAATACGACTCATGCCCTAAAATTATGGTTTTAGCATTGGccacgtacgccctgcgtacgcatCGTATGCCCCCGCGTACGTGGCTCAGGTTCCCGCTTCCAAACACGCccatgtacgctaagcatacataaACGTATGCTTAACGTATATGGGGActccttctaaaaataaatttgTTTCAAGGGTTAAAAAGGAAAATACCCTGGACCAAGTGTTACTAATCTCCCCAACTTgaattagactttgtcctcgaagttcgCTGATGCGAATAAATCTGGGTTGTGCTCTTTCATCTCGTCCTCTAGCTCCCATGTCCACTTAGAGCCCTTACGATGttgtcattgcaccttcactaggtTCACCACCTTATTACACAAAGTTTTAATTTTCATGTTAAGAATCGTGATCGGCTTCACTACATAACTCAGGCGCTCATCCTCCTGAATCTCATCCAACGAGATCACCGTTGAATCATCGGCTACACATTTCCGTGAGTAggatacatggaaagtgttatggatctgaccgAGCTCATCAGGAAGATCTAATAGGTATGCAACCATGATCACTCGGGCAGTaatcctgaatggaccaatgaatCGGGGACCCTACTTACCCCGCTTACGAAATCGGATgaaacctttccaaggcgacaccttcagcaaCACAAAGTCTCCCACTTGAAACTTAAGGTCCGAACGACATCAGTCGGTATAACTCTTATGGCGACTCTGCGTAACCCGCAACCTGTCATGCACATGTTGAATCAACTCGGTGGTCttaagcaccacctcggtgcttccTATGACCTGATAACCGACCTACCCCAaacaaattggggtcctacacctccttccatgcaacatatcaaagagtgttcggtcaatactagcattataactattgttgtaggagaactttgCTAGTGGAAGGTAAGTGTCCTAACTCCCTCCAAAAGCCAGCACGcaagcccgaagcatatcctcgagcgtctggatcgtcTGTTCTCTCTGTCCGTCGGTCTAGGGGTGGTATGTTGTACTGAAATGCAGTTGAGttcccaactcctcgtggaacttcttccaaaatcggGAGGTGAAATGAACATCTCGATCCGAGACCACTAACACAGGCACCCCATTCCTGACCACCACCTCCCATATATAAATATTAGCTAGCTTCTATGTGGATATACTCTCGGTAATTAGGATAAAATGTGCACTCTTGTTCAGTATGTCCACAACAACCCAGATCGAATCAACACCCCGCGTCGTCCTGGGCCATTTGGTGATGACATCCATAGTGATCTCCGCCTACTTCCACATAAGGATGGGTAACGGCTGGACCTTGCCATGAGGTCTCTGTTGTTCAGCTTTGACTTTCCTACAATTCAAACACCGCTCAATAAACCAAACAACTTCCCTTTTCATGCAGAGCCACTGGTAACTCAATCTCAAGTCTcggtacatctttgtggcccaCGGATGGATAAAAAACtttgatctatgtgcctcctccaaaaTCGTCTGCCTCATCCCACCTGATGCCAGAACCCAGACCCTACCACACCGAGTCAATAACCCCCAACTGTCCCAAACAAGCAAAGGAATCTACCCTCTAATCCGCTCAGTCTTCCAATTTTCCTTCTTTAATCCTTCTACAtgagcctccttgatcaaatccatcaaaGGTGAAGTAATAATCATCCCCAAACAAATATCTTGGATAGATGAGCATACCGCCTTACGTCTCAAAgcattggccaccacattggccttcccggggtggtacaaaatctcacaatcataatcttttaccacatccaaccacctccgtTGCATCATATTCAAGTTCGGCCgatccattaaatacttcaaactcttatgattgGTGTGAATAGTGCATCGGACTCCGtacaaatagtgcctccaaatgttgagagcaaacaccaccacccccaactccaaatcatgcgtggggtaattcgcctcatgaggcttcagctgcctcaaggcataagtgttggattagtgtctaagcccgtaactatatttggtgagTACTTgaaccggttgtgcatggtccttttgggttgccttcaccatagcaacttgacagggtaatttatggagagagagagaagatattatgatatattaatatattataagaataatatattaaaagagaaatcatattatttgattaatattggccatgaattaattaggaattaatttggtgact containing:
- the LOC111888462 gene encoding 60S ribosomal protein L24, with amino-acid sequence MVLKTELCRFSGQKIYPGRGIRFIRSDSQVFLFANSKCKRYFHNKLKPSKLTWTAMYRKQHKKDIAQEAVKKRRRATKKPYSRAIVGATLEVIQKKRSEKPEVRDAAREAALREIKERIKKTKDEKKAKKAEVVSKQKTQGKSGNVAKGGKGPKIGGGGGKR